One part of the Streptomyces sp. AM 2-1-1 genome encodes these proteins:
- a CDS encoding protein phosphatase 2C domain-containing protein — MRIELAGAPGSSERPNEDWAMAALPASGRGGCVVLLDGVTPPRGGDGCVHSVPWFTARLGGALAELSASRPDLTLEEILAASIRHTADAHRLTCDLSHARTPQATVVLVRWDEAAIDYLVLSDSVLLLESPDGSVRAVLDDRLDLLPREVLASVELTDTLARNQEGGFFTAAADASVASRAVTGGLPLTEVRALAALTDGASRWTEVFREGDWHAALELLRSAGPQHLIDRVRACERADTDRVRLGRGKRHDDATAVLVEF, encoded by the coding sequence ATGCGCATCGAACTCGCCGGAGCGCCCGGCAGCTCCGAACGCCCCAACGAGGACTGGGCCATGGCCGCCCTTCCGGCATCCGGGCGGGGCGGGTGCGTGGTGCTGCTGGACGGGGTGACGCCCCCTCGGGGCGGCGACGGTTGTGTGCACTCGGTGCCGTGGTTCACCGCGCGGCTGGGCGGAGCACTGGCCGAACTGTCCGCATCCCGCCCGGATCTGACGCTGGAGGAGATCCTCGCGGCGTCCATCCGGCACACCGCGGACGCCCATCGCCTCACCTGTGACCTTTCTCACGCAAGGACGCCTCAGGCAACCGTCGTGCTGGTCCGCTGGGACGAAGCGGCGATCGACTACCTGGTGCTCTCCGATTCGGTGCTGCTGCTGGAGTCCCCGGACGGGAGCGTACGCGCGGTGCTCGACGACCGACTGGACCTGCTGCCACGGGAGGTGCTCGCCTCCGTGGAGCTGACGGACACCCTGGCCCGGAACCAGGAGGGCGGATTCTTCACCGCCGCCGCCGACGCATCCGTCGCCTCGCGCGCGGTGACCGGCGGACTGCCGCTCACGGAGGTCCGGGCGCTGGCCGCCCTGACGGACGGGGCGAGCCGCTGGACCGAGGTGTTCCGGGAGGGCGACTGGCACGCGGCGTTGGAGCTGCTGCGCTCGGCGGGGCCCCAGCACCTCATCGACCGGGTTCGCGCGTGCGAGCGGGCCGACACGGACCGGGTCCGCCTCGGCCGCGGCAAGCGGCACGACGACGCAACGGCGGTCCTGGTGGAGTTCTGA
- a CDS encoding polysaccharide deacetylase family protein gives MATTAPASARDEAAGDAKGVLGPVDCRTAKCIALTFDAGPGEDTPHLLDVLKEKKVHATFFLLGANHVLKYPDTVRRIADEGHEVANHTWSHKILTDREPDEIRAELEKTQDAIAAVTGKKPRLMRPPQGRTDDTVSEISEDLGLSQILWSATAKDYATTDSALIEKRILDQASRDGIILLHDIYKGTVPAVPHLIDALRERGYTFVTVPELMAPAEPEPGTVYRP, from the coding sequence ATGGCCACCACCGCCCCCGCCTCCGCGCGCGACGAGGCCGCCGGGGACGCGAAGGGCGTGCTCGGGCCGGTGGACTGCCGGACCGCCAAGTGCATCGCCCTGACCTTCGACGCCGGCCCCGGCGAGGACACACCGCACCTGCTGGACGTGCTCAAGGAGAAGAAGGTGCACGCGACGTTCTTCCTGCTCGGCGCGAACCACGTCCTCAAGTACCCCGACACCGTGCGGCGCATCGCCGACGAGGGGCACGAGGTGGCCAACCACACCTGGTCCCACAAGATCCTCACGGACCGCGAGCCGGACGAGATACGCGCCGAGCTGGAGAAGACGCAGGACGCGATAGCGGCCGTCACCGGGAAGAAGCCCCGGCTGATGCGCCCGCCCCAGGGCCGTACCGACGACACCGTCTCGGAGATCAGCGAGGACCTCGGCCTCTCCCAGATCCTGTGGAGCGCGACCGCCAAGGACTACGCGACGACCGACTCGGCGCTGATCGAGAAGCGCATCCTGGACCAGGCGAGCAGGGACGGCATCATCCTGCTCCACGACATCTACAAGGGCACCGTGCCCGCCGTGCCGCACCTCATCGACGCCCTGCGGGAGCGCGGCTACACCTTCGTGACCGTCCCCGAACTGATGGCCCCCGCCGAACCGGAACCGGGCACGGTCTACCGCCCCTGA
- a CDS encoding MarR family transcriptional regulator, giving the protein MQDDERGAGSGPADAGVADQEFLALERELAVILRRARATSGEMAREVHPELEAAAYGLLVRLESAGRQRATELAAWFGVGKATMSRQLRALEDLGLVNREPDPLDGRASLVRLTEEGLARFRRVRDARRARYVRKLADWDRAEVAELARLLHQFNARAEG; this is encoded by the coding sequence GTGCAGGACGACGAGCGCGGGGCGGGGTCCGGCCCCGCCGACGCGGGCGTGGCGGATCAGGAATTCCTCGCCCTGGAGCGCGAACTCGCCGTGATCCTGCGGCGGGCACGCGCCACCTCGGGAGAGATGGCGCGTGAGGTCCATCCGGAACTGGAGGCCGCCGCCTACGGCTTGCTCGTGCGCCTGGAGTCCGCCGGACGGCAGCGGGCCACCGAGCTCGCGGCGTGGTTCGGGGTCGGCAAGGCCACCATGAGCCGTCAACTGCGCGCCCTGGAGGATCTCGGTCTGGTGAACCGCGAGCCGGACCCCCTGGACGGCCGGGCCTCGCTGGTCCGCCTCACCGAGGAGGGGCTCGCCCGGTTCCGCCGCGTCCGGGACGCCCGTCGTGCCCGCTATGTCCGTAAGCTCGCCGACTGGGACCGCGCCGAGGTCGCGGAACTCGCGCGGCTGCTCCACCAGTTCAACGCCCGCGCCGAGGGCTGA
- a CDS encoding nitrate- and nitrite sensing domain-containing protein, with translation MQKKRPRNKVGTQDVSGATAPVAGGDKRKVRVRNRLVAGVAVVGITVIAAGAPAALRASSDLNESQNLVTLAELDQQAITLAHSLADERDAITAYIAGGRETDDGADGDKPGADGLSARVDQQIDEIREAAPATLRRDLSTVPSLRRDAVSGKGTALAAHQAYTEVIAKLHDLAAELAETAPPRAAAATRAPLALSTAVEQASATRGLLLAALAVPRPEPVQEYDPYTGLPVVNEDDDEKSADDRARDELSAAAQQARVRELAALADFDQAAGDAARDKLSATVTGPEVNSAEKYLAALMDRPELSDSEQKTGSKKLSAALTARIDRMRGVESALGTAQVRRLETLRDDDVTALELSLALLGGCFLIAVGVSTAVARTLTQPLAVLRIGSARLAAEPESAEPVAYRGRNDEFAQVVRSINALHERLLALHGEFAGQAGGVRTEHAELLAAREALTLQRAELQDRVTGLTAELERLRATVHHTFVNLSLRSLGLVERQLGVIEHLEEREQDPERLATLFKLDHLATVIRRHSENMLVLAGADHGQGHPGPIPLVDVARAAVSEIERYERVTIQSLPPHAQVAGFAADDLSHLVAELLENATAFSPPDSRVELSGWLLETGEVMLSVQDEGIGMSAARMDALNVRLADPAAFRTGEHDDDNAGLGLRVSSLLAARHGVQVQLRARKTGGGVAAVVVLPQALLPEAPPASSPPPVKVPGAAPALNLPGSVAEANSNTLQGRLLELPADDPLIAAAERTLRDTEPAGTGPVAPETPEGPVAARESAAPTPPTAPRPPVVPESPAETTMQFRLPVVPEAASGPAPRTPADPYAIGPDQHERPADDAGTPAPAAHDPYEAPEPRPFPLPGTTPVPQPYDRTAAPEPGAASGHEAASAESVPGPRQPERLTDKGLPKRTPRVTKPAEASTTERTGSLDKEALRRRLGGFQRGARDGRRDVEAEIAEDAGPGAPSASAARTDLAGRPDGQETGDTVEEARS, from the coding sequence GTGCAGAAGAAGCGGCCGCGGAACAAGGTCGGCACGCAGGACGTTTCCGGGGCCACCGCCCCGGTGGCGGGCGGCGACAAGCGGAAGGTGCGCGTACGCAACCGGCTCGTCGCGGGCGTCGCCGTCGTCGGGATCACCGTCATCGCGGCGGGTGCCCCGGCGGCCCTCAGGGCCTCCTCCGACCTCAACGAGTCGCAGAACCTGGTGACCCTGGCCGAACTCGACCAGCAGGCCATCACGCTCGCCCACTCCCTCGCCGACGAACGCGACGCGATCACCGCGTACATCGCGGGCGGCCGTGAGACCGACGACGGAGCCGACGGTGACAAGCCGGGCGCCGACGGCCTCAGTGCCCGGGTCGACCAGCAGATCGACGAGATCCGCGAGGCGGCCCCCGCCACGCTCCGCCGGGACCTCTCCACCGTTCCGTCGCTGCGCCGCGACGCGGTCAGCGGCAAGGGCACGGCCCTCGCCGCGCACCAGGCGTACACCGAGGTCATCGCCAAGCTCCACGATCTGGCCGCCGAGCTGGCCGAGACGGCCCCGCCGCGCGCCGCCGCGGCCACCCGGGCACCGCTCGCCCTCTCCACCGCCGTCGAACAGGCTTCCGCCACCCGGGGGCTGCTGCTCGCGGCCCTCGCCGTACCCCGCCCCGAGCCGGTCCAGGAGTACGACCCCTACACCGGGCTCCCCGTGGTGAACGAGGACGACGACGAGAAGTCGGCCGACGACCGTGCCCGGGACGAGCTCAGCGCCGCCGCCCAGCAGGCCCGGGTCCGTGAACTCGCCGCCCTCGCCGACTTCGACCAGGCGGCCGGCGACGCGGCCCGCGACAAGCTCTCCGCCACTGTCACCGGGCCCGAGGTCAACAGCGCGGAGAAGTACCTCGCCGCCCTGATGGACCGCCCCGAACTCTCCGACTCCGAGCAGAAGACCGGCTCCAAGAAGCTCTCGGCCGCGCTCACCGCGCGCATCGACCGGATGCGCGGTGTCGAGTCGGCGCTCGGCACCGCCCAGGTGCGCCGGCTGGAGACGCTCCGCGACGACGACGTCACCGCGCTCGAACTCTCCCTCGCCCTCCTCGGCGGCTGCTTCCTGATCGCGGTCGGCGTCTCCACCGCCGTCGCCCGCACCCTCACCCAGCCGCTCGCCGTGCTGCGCATCGGGTCCGCCCGGCTGGCCGCCGAACCGGAGAGCGCCGAACCGGTCGCCTACCGGGGCCGCAACGACGAGTTCGCCCAGGTCGTCCGCTCGATCAACGCCCTGCACGAGCGGCTGCTCGCCCTGCACGGCGAGTTCGCCGGGCAGGCCGGCGGAGTGCGGACCGAGCACGCCGAACTGCTCGCCGCACGCGAGGCGCTCACCCTCCAGCGCGCCGAACTCCAGGACCGGGTCACCGGCCTCACCGCCGAACTCGAGCGGCTGCGCGCCACCGTGCACCACACCTTCGTCAACCTCTCGCTGCGCAGTCTCGGCCTCGTCGAGCGCCAGCTGGGCGTGATCGAGCACCTCGAAGAGCGCGAGCAGGACCCGGAGCGGCTGGCCACCCTGTTCAAGCTCGACCACCTCGCGACGGTGATACGGCGTCACAGCGAGAACATGCTGGTCCTCGCGGGCGCCGATCACGGCCAGGGCCACCCCGGACCGATCCCGCTCGTCGACGTGGCCCGCGCCGCCGTCAGCGAGATCGAGCGGTACGAGCGCGTCACCATCCAGTCCCTGCCGCCGCACGCCCAGGTCGCCGGCTTCGCCGCCGACGACCTGAGCCACCTGGTCGCCGAACTCCTGGAGAACGCGACCGCCTTCTCCCCGCCGGACTCGCGCGTCGAGCTCTCCGGCTGGCTGCTGGAGACCGGCGAAGTGATGCTCTCCGTGCAGGACGAGGGCATCGGGATGTCGGCAGCGCGGATGGACGCACTCAACGTCCGGCTCGCCGACCCGGCCGCCTTCCGGACCGGGGAGCACGACGACGACAACGCCGGTCTCGGCCTCCGGGTCTCCTCGCTGCTGGCCGCGCGCCACGGCGTACAGGTCCAGTTGCGGGCGCGGAAGACCGGCGGCGGCGTGGCGGCGGTCGTGGTGCTGCCGCAGGCCCTGCTGCCGGAGGCTCCGCCGGCCTCCTCGCCGCCGCCCGTGAAGGTGCCGGGTGCCGCACCGGCGCTGAACCTCCCCGGCTCGGTCGCCGAGGCGAACTCCAACACCCTCCAGGGGCGTCTCCTCGAACTCCCCGCCGACGATCCGCTGATCGCCGCCGCCGAGCGCACCCTCCGGGACACGGAACCGGCGGGGACGGGCCCCGTCGCCCCGGAGACGCCCGAAGGACCGGTCGCCGCGCGGGAATCCGCCGCCCCCACGCCCCCGACGGCCCCGCGGCCCCCCGTCGTGCCGGAGTCCCCGGCCGAGACCACCATGCAGTTCCGGCTCCCGGTTGTCCCGGAGGCCGCTTCCGGACCCGCCCCCCGCACGCCCGCGGACCCGTACGCCATCGGCCCCGACCAGCACGAGCGGCCCGCCGACGACGCGGGCACGCCCGCCCCGGCCGCCCACGACCCGTACGAGGCGCCGGAGCCCCGGCCGTTCCCGCTGCCCGGGACCACCCCCGTCCCGCAGCCGTACGACCGGACCGCCGCCCCCGAGCCCGGCGCGGCTTCCGGGCACGAGGCGGCGTCCGCCGAGAGCGTGCCCGGGCCCCGGCAGCCCGAACGGCTCACCGACAAGGGGCTGCCCAAACGCACCCCCCGGGTGACCAAGCCCGCCGAGGCATCCACCACGGAGCGCACGGGCAGTCTGGACAAGGAAGCGCTCCGGCGCCGGCTCGGCGGATTCCAGCGGGGAGCGCGCGACGGCCGCCGGGACGTGGAGGCGGAGATCGCGGAGGACGCGGGACCCGGCGCACCGTCCGCGTCGGCCGCACGGACCGACCTGGCCGGCCGCCCGGACGGCCAGGAGACGGGGGACACAGTCGAGGAGGCACGCAGTTGA
- a CDS encoding styrene monooxygenase/indole monooxygenase family protein — MRKILIVGAGQSGLQLALGLQSRGYDVTLMSNRTADEIRTGRVMSTQCMFDTALQYERDDQLNFWESQAPKIEGLGVSVAGPDSSRVIDWVGKLDGFAQSVDQRVKMAGWMETFAQRGGQLVVHGAAVSDLDYFSRTYDLVLVSAGKGELVSMFGRDASRSPFDAPQRALAVAYVHGMGPRPEHPEFDAVRCNLVPGVGELFVMPTLTLSGRADILFWEGVPGGPLDVFQGIKDPSEHLATTLELMERFTPWEYARATKVELTDANATLSGRYAPTVRNPIGRLPGGGLVLGVADVVVANDPITGQGSNSASKCAHAYLESIVEHGDRAFDAEWMQATFDRYWDTAQHVVKWTNAMLGVPPEHVLNLIGAAGQMQPVADRFANGFNDPADFDHFFFDPEKTNAYLASVAGA; from the coding sequence ATGCGGAAGATACTCATAGTCGGAGCCGGCCAGTCCGGACTTCAGCTCGCCCTCGGCCTGCAGTCCCGGGGGTACGACGTCACCCTCATGTCGAACCGCACGGCCGACGAGATCCGGACCGGCCGGGTCATGTCCACCCAGTGCATGTTCGACACCGCCCTCCAGTACGAGCGCGACGACCAGCTCAACTTCTGGGAGTCCCAGGCGCCGAAGATCGAGGGTCTCGGGGTCTCGGTCGCCGGCCCCGACTCCTCGCGGGTCATCGACTGGGTCGGCAAGCTGGACGGTTTCGCCCAGTCGGTCGACCAGCGGGTCAAGATGGCCGGCTGGATGGAGACCTTCGCCCAGCGCGGCGGCCAGCTCGTCGTCCACGGCGCGGCCGTCTCCGACCTCGACTACTTCTCCCGTACGTACGACCTGGTGCTGGTCTCGGCCGGCAAGGGCGAACTGGTCTCCATGTTCGGCCGGGACGCGTCGCGTTCGCCGTTCGACGCCCCGCAGCGGGCGCTGGCCGTCGCGTACGTGCACGGCATGGGCCCCCGTCCGGAGCACCCGGAGTTCGACGCGGTCCGCTGCAACCTGGTGCCGGGCGTCGGCGAGCTCTTCGTGATGCCGACCCTGACCCTCTCGGGACGCGCGGACATCCTCTTCTGGGAGGGCGTCCCGGGCGGACCGCTCGACGTCTTCCAGGGCATCAAGGACCCCTCGGAGCACCTGGCCACGACGCTGGAGCTCATGGAGCGGTTCACGCCGTGGGAGTACGCCCGCGCCACCAAGGTCGAGTTGACCGACGCCAACGCCACCCTGTCGGGCCGTTACGCGCCGACCGTCCGCAATCCGATCGGCAGGCTCCCCGGCGGCGGCCTGGTGCTCGGTGTCGCCGACGTGGTCGTGGCCAACGACCCCATCACCGGCCAGGGCTCCAACTCGGCCTCCAAGTGCGCCCACGCGTACCTGGAGTCGATCGTCGAGCACGGCGACCGCGCGTTCGACGCCGAGTGGATGCAGGCGACCTTCGACCGCTACTGGGACACCGCCCAGCACGTCGTGAAGTGGACCAACGCGATGCTCGGCGTCCCGCCGGAGCACGTGCTCAACCTGATCGGTGCCGCCGGCCAGATGCAGCCGGTCGCCGACCGCTTCGCCAACGGCTTCAACGACCCGGCCGACTTCGACCACTTCTTCTTCGACCCGGAGAAGACGAACGCCTACCTGGCCTCGGTCGCGGGCGCCTGA
- a CDS encoding lysozyme, with amino-acid sequence MSAVRPGSRTARLLAPAGALLAALSLLLTLPGTASASAAVPARGTASLGMGVVAHDGRGSLPVGTSATQTEGVDVSGHQGNVAWSTLWNSGVRWAYVKATEGTYYKNTSFSQQYTGSYGVGMIRGSYHFATPDTTSGAVQANYFADNGGGWSRDGRTLPGVLDIEWNPYGDQCYGKSPAAMVAWIRDFVNTYKARTGRDAVIYTATSWWTTCTGANAGFGATNPLWVARYNTTVGALPAGWEYYTIWQYTSTGPTVGDHDRFNGALDRVQALANG; translated from the coding sequence ATGTCCGCAGTCAGACCCGGTTCCCGAACGGCACGTCTGCTCGCTCCCGCCGGCGCCCTGCTCGCCGCCCTCTCGCTCCTGCTCACCCTGCCCGGCACCGCCTCGGCGTCGGCCGCCGTCCCCGCCCGGGGCACGGCCTCGCTCGGCATGGGCGTCGTCGCCCACGACGGCCGGGGCTCCCTGCCGGTCGGCACCAGCGCGACCCAGACCGAGGGCGTCGACGTCAGTGGCCACCAGGGGAACGTCGCCTGGTCGACGCTGTGGAACAGCGGCGTCCGGTGGGCGTACGTGAAGGCGACCGAGGGGACGTACTACAAGAACACCTCGTTCTCGCAGCAGTACACCGGCTCGTACGGCGTCGGGATGATCCGCGGTTCCTACCACTTCGCCACCCCCGACACGACCTCCGGCGCCGTGCAGGCGAACTACTTCGCGGACAACGGCGGCGGCTGGTCCCGGGACGGCCGGACGCTGCCCGGCGTGCTGGACATCGAGTGGAACCCGTACGGGGACCAGTGTTACGGCAAGTCCCCGGCCGCGATGGTCGCCTGGATACGTGACTTCGTGAACACGTACAAGGCGCGCACCGGCCGTGACGCGGTGATCTACACGGCGACCAGCTGGTGGACGACCTGCACCGGGGCCAACGCGGGCTTCGGCGCGACCAACCCGCTCTGGGTCGCCCGCTACAACACCACGGTGGGCGCGCTGCCCGCCGGGTGGGAGTACTACACGATCTGGCAGTACACCTCGACCGGCCCGACGGTCGGGGACCACGACAGGTTCAACGGCGCACTGGACCGCGTGCAGGCTCTGGCGAACGGCTGA
- a CDS encoding DUF742 domain-containing protein produces MTSAAEPARRLPVRGYDRKPARVRPYSLTGGRTRFGHVLLVETFVAALEAPDERRELTGGNLAGRVMPELRAIVELCRRMRTVAEISALLKMPLGVVRVLLSDLADQGKIRVYGTGHGAGQPDRALLERVLDGLRRL; encoded by the coding sequence GTGACGTCCGCCGCCGAACCCGCCCGCAGGCTCCCCGTACGGGGCTACGACCGCAAGCCCGCACGCGTCCGCCCGTACTCCCTCACCGGCGGGCGCACCCGCTTCGGGCACGTGCTGCTCGTCGAGACCTTCGTCGCCGCGCTGGAGGCACCCGACGAACGCCGCGAGCTCACGGGCGGGAACCTCGCCGGCCGGGTCATGCCGGAGCTCCGGGCGATCGTCGAACTCTGCCGCCGGATGCGTACGGTGGCCGAGATCTCGGCCCTGCTGAAGATGCCGCTCGGCGTGGTCCGGGTCCTCCTCAGCGACCTGGCAGACCAGGGAAAGATCCGCGTGTACGGAACCGGCCACGGCGCCGGTCAGCCCGACCGCGCACTGCTCGAAAGGGTGCTCGATGGACTCCGTCGTCTCTGA
- a CDS encoding roadblock/LC7 domain-containing protein yields the protein MTAPSTLGLSTEARNLHWLLSNLVEEVPGVHSVTVVSSDGLMLLSSDPGHQAAPAAGNQQSPRGSSADLATIVSGIGSLTMGAAKLMDGGGVKQTMVAMEEGSVFVMSISDGSLLGVHATPDCDMSVIAYHMALFVGRAGHVLTPELRSELRKSMESAQ from the coding sequence TTGACTGCGCCCAGCACGCTCGGGCTGAGCACCGAAGCCCGGAACCTGCACTGGTTGCTGAGCAATCTGGTGGAGGAGGTACCAGGGGTCCACTCGGTCACGGTCGTCTCGTCCGACGGGCTCATGCTGCTCTCCTCCGACCCCGGCCACCAGGCCGCGCCGGCCGCCGGGAACCAGCAGAGCCCCCGGGGCTCCAGCGCCGACCTCGCCACCATCGTCTCCGGCATCGGCTCCCTCACCATGGGAGCCGCGAAGCTGATGGACGGCGGCGGTGTCAAGCAGACGATGGTCGCGATGGAGGAGGGCAGCGTCTTCGTCATGTCGATCAGTGACGGCTCGCTCCTCGGCGTCCACGCCACCCCCGACTGCGACATGAGTGTCATCGCCTACCACATGGCGCTCTTCGTCGGCCGGGCCGGACACGTCCTCACCCCCGAACTCCGCAGCGAGCTGCGCAAATCGATGGAGAGCGCCCAGTGA
- a CDS encoding ATP/GTP-binding protein, whose protein sequence is MDSVVSEPKLSAPTLAGPGLAEPELSGSTLFTPRQPGPRDRDQDQDQDRDEARTEEPAQPWQLDHTRAPTATKIVVAGGFGVGKTTFVSAVSEITPLKTEAVMTRASEETDDLTATPDKATTTVAMDFGRLTLDDDLVLYVFGTPGQPRFWFMWDDLVRGAIGAIVMADTRRLADCFPALDYFESCGLPYIVAVNHFEGSDPYEPEDVREALSVPGHVPVMIMDARNRITVVESLLTLVGHALDATPV, encoded by the coding sequence ATGGACTCCGTCGTCTCTGAGCCGAAGCTCTCCGCCCCGACGCTCGCCGGGCCCGGGCTCGCCGAGCCGGAGCTCTCCGGTTCCACGCTCTTCACCCCGCGCCAGCCGGGTCCCCGGGACCGGGACCAGGACCAGGACCAGGACCGGGACGAAGCCCGGACCGAGGAGCCGGCGCAGCCGTGGCAGCTGGACCACACCCGGGCGCCGACCGCCACCAAGATCGTGGTGGCCGGCGGGTTCGGCGTGGGAAAGACGACCTTCGTGAGCGCGGTCTCCGAGATCACCCCGCTGAAGACCGAAGCGGTCATGACCCGGGCCAGCGAGGAGACCGACGACCTCACGGCGACCCCGGACAAGGCGACCACCACGGTGGCGATGGACTTCGGCCGCCTCACGCTCGACGACGACCTCGTGCTGTACGTCTTCGGCACGCCCGGCCAGCCGCGCTTCTGGTTCATGTGGGACGACCTGGTGCGCGGCGCGATCGGCGCGATCGTGATGGCCGACACCCGCCGGCTCGCCGACTGCTTCCCGGCGCTCGACTACTTCGAGAGCTGCGGGCTGCCCTACATCGTGGCCGTCAACCACTTCGAGGGGTCGGACCCCTACGAGCCGGAGGACGTCCGGGAGGCCCTGAGCGTCCCCGGGCACGTGCCTGTGATGATCATGGACGCGCGCAACAGGATCACCGTCGTCGAGTCGCTGCTCACCCTGGTGGGCCACGCTCTCGACGCCACCCCGGTCTGA